Below is a window of Deltaproteobacteria bacterium DNA.
TGTTATCACCCCTACCCTGACCTCCCCGAAGGTGTGAAAAAATTGATTTTCAGCCGTCTCCCCGGTGAAAACCGGGGTCCAGTCAGTTCTTAAGGCCTTGAAAACACTGGATTCCGGCTTTCGCCGGAATGACGTGAAAAAGAACCAAATCGATTTTTTCACACCTTCCCCCTCGAGGGGGGAGGGTTGGGAGGGGGTGATTTCTTTTGGTTGCGGCTATGCCGCGCTGTGCTCTCTGTGGCTAATTTAATATCGAAATGGAGTGAGCCATGAATATTTGTGTGATTGGTACAGGGTATGTAGGCTTAGTCACCGGGAGCTGCTTTGCGGAATTCGGACTGAACGTGACCTGTGTGGATAATGATGAGCAGAAGATTGCCTTGCTCCAAAAGGGAACCTCTCCCATTTTTGAACCCGGGCTGGAGGAAATGGTCAAAAGAAACTTGCGGGAAGGGAGGCTGGTTTTCACCACGGAAATCGATAAGGCCGTTGAGAAGTCTTTGGTTATTTTCATTGCCGTGGGAACTCCTCCCAAGAAAGACGGCTCAGTGGACATGACCTACATTGATGAAGTGGCCAGGAAGATCGGGGAGAATTTGAACGGATACAAGGTCATTGCCACTAAAAGCACCGTTCCCGTAGGTACCGGCGAAAGAATCCGCAAAGTCATCCAACAATATGAAAGGAAAAAAGTTAACTTCGATATCGTCTCCAACCCTGAGTTTTTGCGGGAAGGAGCGGCCATCGAAGATTTCATGCGCCCCAACCGCGTGGTCATCGGTGCCGCCAGCGAACAGGCCATGGCCATCATGAAGGACCTCTACAGCCCTCTTTATTTGATCGAGGCCCCCTTTGTGATCACCAATATCGAAACCGCCGAGATGATCAAGTATGCCTCCAATGCTTTTTTGGCCACCAAGGTTTCCTTTATCAACGAGATTGCCAATATTTGTGAAAAAGTAGGCGCGGATGTGAACGTTGTGGCCAAAGGAATGGGGCTTGATCAGAGGATCGGGTCGAAATTTTTACACGCCGGGCCTGGCTATGGCGGCTCTTGTTTTCCCAAGGATACTTTAGGGATAGCCAAAATTGCCGAAAAGTACGGATACCGGTTTGAGATTGTACGCTCGGTAATGAAAGTTAACGAAAAGCAAAAAGAGCGAATGGTTGCCAAAGTAAAGGAAGCCCTGGGAAATTTGAAAGGGAAAACCATCGCGGTTTTGGGGCTTTCTTTCAAGCCCAACACCGATGACATGCGGGAAGCACCCTCCTTAAAAATTATCTCTTCCTTACAGAGAGAGGGGGCGAAAATCAGAGCCTATGACCCCAAAGCTATGGAAGTGGCTCGAAAAATATTCAAGAAGATTGAATATGG
It encodes the following:
- a CDS encoding UDP-glucose/GDP-mannose dehydrogenase family protein; the protein is MNICVIGTGYVGLVTGSCFAEFGLNVTCVDNDEQKIALLQKGTSPIFEPGLEEMVKRNLREGRLVFTTEIDKAVEKSLVIFIAVGTPPKKDGSVDMTYIDEVARKIGENLNGYKVIATKSTVPVGTGERIRKVIQQYERKKVNFDIVSNPEFLREGAAIEDFMRPNRVVIGAASEQAMAIMKDLYSPLYLIEAPFVITNIETAEMIKYASNAFLATKVSFINEIANICEKVGADVNVVAKGMGLDQRIGSKFLHAGPGYGGSCFPKDTLGIAKIAEKYGYRFEIVRSVMKVNEKQKERMVAKVKEALGNLKGKTIAVLGLSFKPNTDDMREAPSLKIISSLQREGAKIRAYDPKAMEVARKIFKKIEYGKDPYDVAKGSDALLIITEWNQFRNLDLKRLQKIMKSPVFLDFRNIYEPAKMREMGFKYFAVGR